The Micromonospora siamensis genome contains the following window.
AAGCCGATCTCGCCCGCGCCGTCGGCGATCTCGCCGTCGGCCCGGTCCTCGGGCCGCAGGTCGATGCGGCGGGAGACGAACCAGAAGAAGCCGCCGCACATCGAGCAGAGCAGGAACGACAGCAGGAGCGCGACCGTGCCGACCCACTCGACCCGGCCGGTCTCACCGGCGGTCCAGGCGCCGTACAGGACGGTCGCGAAGAGCAGGAATCCCGCGATCACCAGGAAGATACGCCACTCGGTCTTCATGCCCGCCTCCTCACTTGCTCGCGCCGGCCGAGGCCGAGTCGGGGTTGAAGTTGGCCGTGTTGCGCCGGGTGTCGAACGGCTTGGTGGTCTGGGCGTACGGCTTCTCGCCGATCGACTCGAGGGCCTCCTGCGTCGACTTGCCCGACTTCTTGGCGGCGAGGAACTGGTCGTACTTCTCCGGGGAGACGACGCGCAGCTCGAAGTTCATGAAGGCGTGGTAGCTGCCGCACAGCTCGGCGCAGCGGCCGACGTACGCGCCCTCCTGGTCG
Protein-coding sequences here:
- a CDS encoding cytochrome c oxidase subunit 4: MKTEWRIFLVIAGFLLFATVLYGAWTAGETGRVEWVGTVALLLSFLLCSMCGGFFWFVSRRIDLRPEDRADGEIADGAGEIGFFSPGSYWPFGLALAAAVAGLGLVFWQFWLLGLGLVAVVFAACGLLFEYYTGTRRTAEH